AAGTAGTGGTGGGTCTGCTGATACCACGTTAAAAAAACTAAAAGGAGCCGCATTTACGACTCCAGCATCAACTGATGATAAGGTTGTGACAAAAGCAATGGGTCTGGGTACAATTGAACCAGAAAGCAGCTTATAATGCTGTCCCGCTGACATTTCCGTTGCTGACAATGTATGCATATTCCTTGCCCCTTTCATATATACCTTTTTGTTACCCCATTTACGAATCAATTAATCCTCACTAGTTACTGAAAGGCTTCCGATATATTTATACACTTTGTCTATCTCTTCTTCTGTTCCAAATGCATAAGTTACATTCCAAATTTTATCAACATTTGTTCCATTTAGCTCTGTATCTATATCATGAAAAATTCGATGCAAATACCGAACAGACATCTCATCTTCATGTTCTTCTGCAACATCCATCAAGGCCTGTGCATTTTTCATATCATTAACTGCTTCTGATGGAGCAAGACCGTTGTTTAGTAACCATTCAATGTCATTTTTCAATTGGCGCCATTCTACTTTTTCAGCAAGACCTGAATGGTCTAGTCTCTCTACGGCACCCCATCCAAGCAAGACTATTCAAATAATCATGTTGCTCCTTAAAGATCTCTTTAACCGCTTCCTCTTCATCACTCTGGAAGACAATTCGTTCTGTAGAAGGTTCATACTCAATGATCCCCTCAGATTCTTCTGTTTCCGTTCCCAGCTCCCTAGTTGAAACAACTTGCTCTTCATCTTCTGATTCTTTATTAAAAAAACTGCTCTGAGTAAGACCAAAATAAATGATTCCAGCACCCGCTAACAGAATTAATAGGGTAATACCAACAGTAATCTTTTTAATCAAAAGAATTCATCCCCCAAGCAAATGTAGAAAGTATTGTATCAAAGGTACCACAAAAATCCAATTCCCCCTACTAAATGTTTTGTATCTTTAGAAATTTTTAATAAAAAAAACGAACAAGAAGCATATCTTCTCATTCGCTAGCAAGCACGTATCTATATCGCTCGAATCATTCCGCCGTCTACTAAAATGGAGCTTCCGGTCATATAACTTGATGCATCTGAGGCTAAGAATGTAACAACATTGGCGAATTCCTCAGGCTTGCCATACCGTTCTAGTGGAATATTTTTTCGAGCTTGCTCGGCGACCTCTGCTTTTGAAAGCCCAAGCTTGTCTGCTCTTAACTGATCGAGATGATCGACTCGATCTGTTGCGATGCGTCCAGGTGACACCGTATGAACAAGTATTCCAAATGGAGCAAGCTCCTCTGCTAAACTTTTTGCAAGTCCTTGAATGCCCATTCTAAACGTATTAGATAAGATTAAACCAGGAATAGGCTGCTTAACAGAAGACGACGCAATGTTTAGAATGCGGCCACCATTTTCTTTCAGATCAGGAAGCACTTCACGAATAAGACGAATATAACTCAACAAATTTAATTGAAAGGCCTCTTCCCATTCGTCATCAGAGAATTTCTCAAAGCCGCCCCCGGGAGGTCCTCCTGCGTTATTAACCAAGATATCAATGGAGCCAAAAGCTGATTTAGTCGTCTCCACCAAATGTTGAATATCCTCTTTTTTTGTAATATCAGCTACACAGTATTCAACCTTTCCTTCTGCAAGCGACTGTAATTCTTCCTTCACACGGGATAATTTCTCTTCATCCCGGCTCGTTATCATGACATGTACGCCTTCTTTAACAAACTGAGTAGCTACAGCTTTTCCCAAACCTTGACTTGATGCAACGACTAATGCCGTTTTTCCTTTAAGATTAAGATCCATTTCATTTTCCTCCTCCACGTTTCTCTTCCTTATTATTCTGACCAAGTTAAATATGAAAGGCAAGAGATAACATTCATACACCAGTTCAGTTTAGATAGCTATTCAACGGGGTATAAAGTACCATTATATGATTACTACTTTTGGGGGAAAATAAATTTGAATCATTCTATAAATGAGGTAGATGATGAATTGGTCGTTAAAGCACTTGAAAAGAATTTAGCCATTATCCGCTTTGATTTAAATCGGCGCGTTGCATATGTAAACCCGGTATTCGCCAGGACTATGGGCTATACAGTTGAACAAATGAGTGGCATGCATCATCAAGAGTTTTGCTTTCCTGAATTTAGAAACAGCATACAGTATGAACATTTCTGGAGAAGTCTACTCTCAGGTGAAAGCTTTCAAGATAAGGTTCTACGAATGCATGCAAATGGTCAAAAAATTTGGCTAGAAGCGACATACATGTCAATTCACAATAGTAACGGCGATGTGATAGGTATTTCAAAAGTGGCAACTAATGTAACGGAACGTCAAGAGAGCATTTCTACTGTTGCCGCTAATCTTCAACTTATGTCATCGCAATTAAATGAACGAGCTGAAACAGGAATTGAACGAAGTAAGGATCTTTTAACGAATATTAATGTCATTGCCAGCCTCTCTACAAAGAATGTAGATACACTGAGCGAGCTACAAAATAAGGCAGAGTCTATCCAAGGAATTGTCAAAACAATTCAAGGCTTTGCCTCTCAAACCAATTTGCTTGCTTTAAACGCCGCGATAGAAGCAGCGCGCGCAGGTGAACACGGCAGAGGTTTTGATGTGGTAGCAAAAGAAGTAAGAAAGCTCTCTAAACAAATAGAAAACTCTGTAATAGAAATTCGTGACAGCATAAAAGCGATTACCAACGAAGTGCACACCATCTCAGCAGGCACAATTCAAGCAAAAGAACACACACTTGAAAACCAAAATCAAGTCCATATTACGTTAAAGGATTTTGAAAGCATGTCCTCAGATGCAGCAACTCTCGATAAAGAAGCAAAGGAATTTAAGCAGATTATCTAAATTCACCCCGACGTATTATCTTATCGATTTAATCGGAAATAAAGATTTTACTTTGTTCTGATAATTTGGTACGATTCATCTTATTATATAGATGAGGTGTTTAGATATGGGAGAAATAGAGTTAAACAATCGCATTCGCACAACGGCTCCTTTTCGCGCAGATCATGTAGGTAGCTTATTACGTACTGATGCGATAAAGACTGCACGATTAAAAAAGGCTGCAGGCGAAATCACAGCCGAACATCTTCGTGAAATTGAGAACGATGAGATCATTCGAATTGTAGAAAAACAAAAAGAAACAGGTATACAAGTTATCACGGATGGAGAATTCCGCCGTGCTTGGTGGCATTTTGATTTCTTAGAAGGACTCGACGGAGTGGAACCATTTTCTGCAGAATCCGGCATTCAATTTAAAGGTGTTACGACAAAAGCAAGAGGTATTAAAGTAACCGGCAAGCTTGATTTTACAGATCATCCCATGCTTCGTGACTATGCTTTTTTAGATAGTATTAAAGGCTCACATACAGCCAAAATGACCATTCCAAGTCCAAATATGCTTCACTTTAGAGGACAAATCGACAAAGACGTCTATCCAGATGACGATGAATTCTTCCACGACCTAGCTCAAGCCTATAAAAAAGCAATCAAAGCGTTTTACGACGCTGGTTGCCGCTACCTTCAGCTAGACGACACAGCATGGGCTGTATTCTTCTCAGAAGCTGGTGAAGAACAAATTCGAGCAAAAGGTACAACACCTGAGAAGTTGCGTGAACGTTTTGCAAGAAGTATTAATGAAGCCATTGCGGACAAGCCAGAAGATTTAGTTGTTACAATGCATATTTGCCGTGGGAACTTCCAATCCTCTTGGACTGCAGAGGGTGGCTATGACGGTGCGTCCGAAACGATTTTTGATGGTTTAAACCTTGATGGACTTTTCCTAGAATACGACGACTCACGCTCTGGTTCATTTGAAGCTCTTCGTTATGTCAAACGTCCAAATATTCAGCTTGTCCTTGGATTAATTACCTCTAAATTTGGTGAGCTTGAAGATCCTGATACAATCAAGCGTCGAATTGACGAAGCAGCAAAGTTTGTCAGCCTAGATCAACTTTGCTTAAGCCCTCAATGTGGATTCGCATCTACAGAAGAAGGCAACCTTCTCACTGAAGACCAGCAGTGGGAAAAACTAAAACACGTTGTTCGCATTGCAGAAGATGTGTGGAAGTAATCATTGCGGAAACGGCTCGCTCTCCATTGATGGTTTGCGAGTCTTTTTTAGGTGGAGGGAACATGATGAAACATGTAATGAAAAGAACTGACTTAATGAGTAAAGAGGATATTTGGAATGCTGTTTTTTCTATACTAAGCGAGTATGACTTTCCTACAGATAACTCAGCTGTTAATGATCTACTTATTATTTCTCAATATTATTCTGAATTAGAAAGTGGAGGTCATGAAAGCTTATTGAATTGGACCTCAGAGTACATTGAAGAAGTGGGGATTTCTAGTTATTTGAACGACCTCATCCGATGTCTTGAAACCATCGGAGCGCACGATTACTCTAAGATCGAGAAAGAATACGGTGAAGAAATATGGAGGTTATTTAAAGCCTCAGAAGAAGACGAACATGTCACAGATGAATTTTATCAAGTTATTGAAGCTGTAGACCTCGCTTATCATAAGCTTAATGGCAAATTAGAAAATTTAGTAGAGACGTATTTTATGAATACATATACTGAATTGATTGAAGTAAATGAGGATGAATGAGACATTCTGAGACAGAGTTTTTTTGTGTTCATTAAAAAGAGTAGAGATATCACTTAGGACATACAAGGAAGCACACCATCCTCCTTGTATGTCCTACACTGGTTTCGGCTGGTCAGTAAGCAGAGCTGTATTACTTACAGGTTAGCGAAATATTACTGTAGCTGTAAGATTCTTTTATCTCTCAACATAACGAATAATAAAAAAATCACGTTTATTCGATTCTTCTTTCATTACGCTAAACGTCTTCTCATCTATATAGAGTTGTATTTGATGACTTTCTACTGTTTGCTTAGGCGTTTCTAGTACAAATCCATCTAATCCTTCGATAGCAGCACATTTTACAAAACGCTGAATGGAATCATTAAACCGATTCAGATTTTCTTGGATGGATTGATCATTATCCCATGGCTTCGCTCCCCATAACCGAAATCCTTGCTTAAATGGGGTATTTTCGAGATTCATAGCGTCGCAATAATGAGATACAGATTTCTCCGTCACTGGGTCTGATGTTAACGCAAACCGATTCTTATCCCTCTGTAAATTCTTCGCGAGAGTACTCCCTACATATTTGAAAAGGTTGGTTTCAAGTGCCGCAGCAAACTGAAATAAATGCTGATGAAAAAGCGCCAGCTGTTTACCAACAGAAATTTGTTCCTCACTTACCTTCATTGGTTTGTCCCCATCATAATGATTAATGATACGAGCTACACTGCCAAGCCGTCTGAGATAATTGAAGAAAAT
The nucleotide sequence above comes from Alkalicoccobacillus plakortidis. Encoded proteins:
- a CDS encoding SDR family oxidoreductase, with product MDLNLKGKTALVVASSQGLGKAVATQFVKEGVHVMITSRDEEKLSRVKEELQSLAEGKVEYCVADITKKEDIQHLVETTKSAFGSIDILVNNAGGPPGGGFEKFSDDEWEEAFQLNLLSYIRLIREVLPDLKENGGRILNIASSSVKQPIPGLILSNTFRMGIQGLAKSLAEELAPFGILVHTVSPGRIATDRVDHLDQLRADKLGLSKAEVAEQARKNIPLERYGKPEEFANVVTFLASDASSYMTGSSILVDGGMIRAI
- a CDS encoding methyl-accepting chemotaxis protein, whose protein sequence is MSSQLNERAETGIERSKDLLTNINVIASLSTKNVDTLSELQNKAESIQGIVKTIQGFASQTNLLALNAAIEAARAGEHGRGFDVVAKEVRKLSKQIENSVIEIRDSIKAITNEVHTISAGTIQAKEHTLENQNQVHITLKDFESMSSDAATLDKEAKEFKQII
- a CDS encoding 5-methyltetrahydropteroyltriglutamate--homocysteine S-methyltransferase; its protein translation is MGEIELNNRIRTTAPFRADHVGSLLRTDAIKTARLKKAAGEITAEHLREIENDEIIRIVEKQKETGIQVITDGEFRRAWWHFDFLEGLDGVEPFSAESGIQFKGVTTKARGIKVTGKLDFTDHPMLRDYAFLDSIKGSHTAKMTIPSPNMLHFRGQIDKDVYPDDDEFFHDLAQAYKKAIKAFYDAGCRYLQLDDTAWAVFFSEAGEEQIRAKGTTPEKLRERFARSINEAIADKPEDLVVTMHICRGNFQSSWTAEGGYDGASETIFDGLNLDGLFLEYDDSRSGSFEALRYVKRPNIQLVLGLITSKFGELEDPDTIKRRIDEAAKFVSLDQLCLSPQCGFASTEEGNLLTEDQQWEKLKHVVRIAEDVWK
- a CDS encoding DMP19 family protein → MMKHVMKRTDLMSKEDIWNAVFSILSEYDFPTDNSAVNDLLIISQYYSELESGGHESLLNWTSEYIEEVGISSYLNDLIRCLETIGAHDYSKIEKEYGEEIWRLFKASEEDEHVTDEFYQVIEAVDLAYHKLNGKLENLVETYFMNTYTELIEVNEDE